A genomic segment from Tissierellales bacterium encodes:
- a CDS encoding response regulator, with product MGKVIVIDRNPQIRKFIQNHLSELGFEVECFSHLDDSFSVLKTEYEKIGLILFEVSDVYYDNLDYFKEFPETDWHIPVIAMSSSNKKQVVIQTIQAGADDFILKPFNEEYFDEKVLLKLDKKTEKKEKVKTGININFNKYVQGELIKASKGKYPVGFLMIQLNHIKKEYIDEWSYYKIAQPVFKKLMDEFWDTDLGVQYGAHSLIGIFPFCDSEGILILEKKLKSAYKDYIKGNENMHGYNIDFTSVIYPQNGKNRSEILQNLIEKSIR from the coding sequence ATGGGAAAGGTCATAGTGATTGATAGAAATCCTCAAATTAGAAAATTTATACAAAATCATCTGAGTGAATTGGGGTTTGAAGTAGAATGTTTTTCTCATTTAGATGATAGTTTTAGCGTATTAAAAACCGAATATGAAAAAATTGGACTTATATTATTTGAAGTGTCAGATGTTTATTATGATAATTTAGATTATTTTAAGGAATTTCCAGAGACTGATTGGCACATACCTGTTATAGCTATGAGCAGTTCTAATAAGAAGCAAGTTGTAATTCAGACTATACAAGCAGGAGCAGATGATTTCATATTAAAGCCATTTAACGAAGAATACTTTGATGAAAAGGTACTACTTAAGTTAGATAAAAAAACAGAGAAGAAAGAGAAAGTTAAAACTGGTATTAATATCAATTTTAATAAGTATGTACAAGGCGAATTGATTAAAGCGAGCAAAGGAAAATATCCAGTAGGATTTCTTATGATACAATTAAACCATATAAAAAAAGAATATATTGATGAGTGGTCTTACTATAAAATAGCCCAACCGGTATTTAAAAAACTTATGGATGAGTTTTGGGATACAGATTTAGGAGTCCAATATGGGGCTCATAGTTTAATTGGTATATTCCCATTTTGTGATTCAGAAGGAATATTGATATTAGAAAAAAAACTCAAAAGTGCATATAAAGATTACATAAAGGGAAATGAAAATATGCATGGATATAACATAGATTTTACATCGGTAATATATCCACAGAATGGTAAAAACAGATCGGAGATACTACAGAATTTAATTGAAAAGTCGATTAGATAA
- a CDS encoding mechanosensitive ion channel family protein has protein sequence MFKIINNFFEGYIGEDYSGWLTVAIIILLFLILRRIFNGIIYPQVYKGLDKAKTTTGKRFWENFKVPIGRIIVFIGFYIALAYIKEAQAISEFKASESFILKLIKSMIIIEIASGFYRVIGQNSILFDKITGVAQIQASKILEPFVVKILRFIVIVIASSAIAELFGYSMDTIIAGLGIGGVAIALAAQDTLSNLLGGIIILLDKPFDIDDWINCNGIEGIVEDISFRSTRIRTFEKELIYVPNAIMSKEAIINYSKRGIRRARFKIGLTYSTSSSQMKNCIEKIEEYLNTVNEIDRDTILVKFEGFNDSSLDILIMYFAKTSEYQKYMEVREEINLAIMDIVEKESLSMAFPSTSVYFETPLDTK, from the coding sequence ATGTTTAAAATTATAAATAATTTTTTCGAGGGTTATATTGGAGAAGACTATAGTGGGTGGCTTACTGTAGCAATAATAATTTTATTATTTTTAATACTAAGAAGAATATTTAATGGAATTATATATCCGCAGGTATATAAAGGATTAGATAAAGCTAAGACAACTACTGGAAAGAGATTTTGGGAAAACTTTAAAGTGCCAATTGGCAGAATTATTGTTTTTATAGGATTCTATATAGCTTTGGCATATATAAAGGAGGCACAGGCTATATCCGAATTCAAAGCAAGTGAGAGCTTTATACTTAAACTTATAAAATCCATGATTATAATTGAAATAGCATCAGGTTTTTATAGGGTTATCGGACAAAATTCAATTTTATTTGACAAAATTACTGGAGTAGCTCAAATTCAAGCCAGCAAAATATTAGAGCCGTTTGTGGTTAAAATACTGAGATTTATAGTTATAGTTATAGCATCAAGTGCTATAGCAGAATTGTTTGGGTATTCAATGGATACAATTATTGCAGGTCTTGGAATAGGTGGAGTTGCTATAGCGCTTGCAGCGCAGGATACTTTATCAAATCTTTTGGGCGGAATAATAATTTTATTAGATAAACCATTTGATATCGATGATTGGATAAATTGCAATGGAATAGAAGGCATAGTTGAAGACATTTCTTTTAGAAGTACTAGAATCAGGACTTTTGAAAAAGAATTGATTTATGTTCCAAATGCAATTATGTCAAAAGAAGCGATAATAAACTATTCCAAAAGAGGAATAAGACGAGCAAGATTTAAAATAGGCTTAACGTATTCTACAAGTAGTTCTCAGATGAAAAATTGTATAGAGAAGATTGAAGAATATCTAAATACAGTTAATGAAATTGATAGAGATACAATATTGGTAAAATTTGAAGGTTTTAATGATAGTAGTTTAGATATACTTATAATGTATTTTGCGAAGACTTCTGAGTATCAAAAATACATGGAAGTCAGAGAAGAGATAAACTTAGCTATAATGGATATAGTTGAGAAAGAAAGCTTGTCTATGGCGTTTCCGAGCACGAGTGTTTACTTTGAAACTCCTCTTGATACGAAATAA
- a CDS encoding DMT family transporter gives MKENSWFSTRVGVFITGVFCTLLWGSAFPVLKTSYIWMNLGSENIFGKIYFAGLRFFMASILLILFVKMIQKQSLSISGKHKKNIMILGIVQTTLQYFFFYIGIANTTGVKSAILASSGTFFVIILAHFYNHNDSLSWKKIAGLTLGFCGILVMNLDGDFGGLDFNFMGEGFLLISGLVSAVGTIMAKRMSKDIKPFVLTAWQMLIGSSILLIIGVSAKGYEGLVFSSGVTLLLIYASFLSAAAFGLWYSLLKYNKAGNVTMYKFLIPVFGSLLSLVFLTGESFNKMIIVALLFVSAGVVIVNRGE, from the coding sequence ATGAAAGAAAATTCGTGGTTTAGTACAAGAGTAGGGGTGTTTATTACAGGAGTATTTTGCACATTGCTTTGGGGAAGTGCATTTCCTGTTTTAAAAACTAGTTATATTTGGATGAATTTAGGTAGTGAAAATATATTTGGAAAAATATATTTTGCAGGGTTAAGATTTTTTATGGCATCAATATTACTTATATTATTTGTAAAAATGATTCAAAAGCAAAGTTTGAGTATTAGTGGTAAGCATAAGAAAAATATAATGATACTTGGTATAGTCCAGACTACACTTCAGTATTTTTTCTTCTATATAGGAATAGCAAATACAACTGGAGTAAAGAGTGCTATATTAGCATCTAGTGGAACATTTTTTGTTATAATATTAGCTCATTTTTACAATCATAATGATTCACTTAGTTGGAAAAAAATAGCTGGTTTAACATTAGGTTTTTGTGGTATATTAGTCATGAATTTAGATGGAGATTTTGGAGGATTGGATTTTAATTTTATGGGAGAAGGATTTTTGCTTATAAGTGGTTTAGTAAGTGCAGTTGGAACAATAATGGCAAAGAGAATGTCAAAAGATATAAAGCCATTTGTGTTGACTGCGTGGCAAATGCTTATAGGATCTTCAATTTTACTAATAATTGGAGTTAGTGCTAAAGGTTACGAGGGACTTGTATTTAGTTCTGGAGTGACATTGCTACTAATATACGCATCGTTTCTATCGGCAGCAGCATTTGGACTTTGGTATTCACTTTTAAAATATAATAAAGCTGGCAATGTTACTATGTACAAATTTTTAATTCCTGTTTTTGGCAGTTTGCTGTCACTTGTATTTCTAACTGGAGAATCATTTAATAAAATGATAATAGTAGCTTTGCTTTTTGTTAGTGCTGGAGTTGTAATTGTAAACAGAGGGGAGTAG
- the rpsI gene encoding 30S ribosomal protein S9 — MANVQFCGTGRRKKSVARVRLVSGSGKVVINKRDLDEYFNYETLKVKALEPLTITNTEGKYDVFVNVHGGGYTGQAGAIRHGIARALLNVDEELRPILKKEGMLTRDSRMVERKKYGLKKARRAPQFSKR; from the coding sequence ATGGCTAACGTACAATTTTGTGGAACTGGTAGAAGAAAAAAATCTGTAGCTAGAGTTAGATTAGTATCTGGTTCTGGTAAAGTAGTAATTAATAAAAGAGATTTAGACGAATATTTCAACTATGAAACATTAAAAGTTAAGGCACTTGAGCCTTTAACAATAACAAATACAGAAGGTAAATATGATGTTTTTGTTAATGTTCATGGTGGTGGATATACAGGACAAGCCGGAGCAATCCGTCACGGAATCGCTCGTGCATTGTTGAATGTAGACGAGGAATTAAGACCTATCTTGAAAAAAGAAGGAATGTTAACTCGTGATTCAAGAATGGTGGAGAGAAAGAAATACGGTTTGAAAAAAGCACGTCGTGCACCACAATTCTCAAAGAGATAA
- the rplM gene encoding 50S ribosomal protein L13 — MSTFMAKPHEVERKWYIIDAEGKKLGRIASEAASILRGKNKPTYTPHVDTGDFVIIINAEKVELSGKKLDQKYYRYHTGHIGGLKEIPYKRLMEEKPEKAMELAIKGMLPKNSLGRKMYTKLKVYRGTEHNHEAQKPELLEI, encoded by the coding sequence ATGAGCACATTTATGGCAAAGCCTCATGAAGTCGAGAGAAAATGGTATATCATAGATGCAGAAGGTAAGAAATTAGGTAGAATTGCAAGTGAAGCTGCTTCGATTTTAAGAGGAAAGAATAAACCAACTTATACTCCACACGTTGATACTGGAGATTTTGTAATCATCATTAATGCAGAAAAGGTAGAGTTATCTGGTAAGAAGTTAGATCAGAAATACTATAGATACCACACAGGACACATTGGTGGATTAAAAGAAATACCTTACAAAAGATTGATGGAAGAAAAACCAGAAAAAGCTATGGAATTAGCTATTAAAGGAATGCTTCCAAAGAACAGCTTAGGTAGAAAAATGTATACTAAATTAAAAGTATACAGAGGAACTGAGCACAATCATGAAGCACAAAAACCTGAATTATTAGAAATATAA
- the truA gene encoding tRNA pseudouridine(38-40) synthase TruA, with protein MEQELKPIKYYKIQIEYDGTEFYGWQRQNDDSLRTVQGEIEKALYRLFNENITIDGSGRTDKGVHAKNQTATFSIESTIPGSRLKYPLNSLLPDDIYINDSSEVKEGFHARYSAKGKEYYYRFYCSEQRSPLKDRYSAYVPSDVDLDRMVIATKKLLGKHDFGAFMASGSSVKTTERIVHSIEMKKYGNEYTMYIRGNGFLYNMVRIIMGTLIEIGLGRKSIECIDLAFETLDREVLGYTAPARGLYLNKVFYDTFEN; from the coding sequence GTGGAACAAGAATTGAAACCGATAAAGTATTATAAGATACAAATAGAGTACGATGGAACAGAATTTTACGGTTGGCAGAGACAAAATGATGATTCTCTGAGGACTGTTCAGGGAGAAATCGAAAAAGCACTTTATAGATTATTCAACGAAAATATAACAATAGATGGATCAGGAAGAACGGATAAGGGAGTACATGCTAAAAATCAAACAGCCACATTCTCTATTGAATCTACGATTCCAGGAAGTAGATTGAAATATCCATTGAATAGTTTATTGCCGGATGATATTTACATAAATGATTCATCTGAGGTAAAGGAAGGATTTCATGCAAGGTATAGTGCTAAGGGAAAAGAATACTATTACAGATTTTATTGTTCAGAGCAAAGAAGTCCTTTAAAAGATCGATATTCGGCTTATGTGCCGTCTGACGTGGATTTGGATAGAATGGTTATAGCTACAAAAAAACTCTTGGGAAAACATGATTTTGGAGCTTTTATGGCATCTGGAAGTAGTGTGAAGACTACAGAGCGAATTGTGCATAGTATTGAAATGAAAAAGTATGGCAATGAATATACGATGTATATTAGAGGAAATGGTTTTTTATATAATATGGTTCGAATAATAATGGGTACACTAATAGAAATCGGATTGGGAAGAAAAAGTATCGAATGTATAGATTTAGCGTTTGAAACTTTAGATAGAGAGGTACTGGGCTATACAGCTCCAGCTAGGGGATTGTACTTGAATAAGGTTTTTTACGATACATTTGAAAATTAG
- a CDS encoding energy-coupling factor transporter transmembrane protein EcfT: MLNNMSIGQYYPGNTLIHRIDPRAKIVFVFLFIISLFLINTFTPYLFIGLGLFGVIKASKVPVKFIVKGLKPILFIIIFTFLINVFMTRGEIIVSLGPLNITKEGLYQAGFMAIRLIFLIMGTSLLTLTTSPIALTDGIEHLLNPMKRIGVPAHELAMMMTIALRFIPTLLEETDKIMKAQKARGADFETGGLMKRAKNLIPLLVPLFISAFRRADELAMAMEARCYHGGEGRTRMKQLSFEKKDYIASAVMALYCVAIIVNKVI, from the coding sequence ATGCTAAATAATATGAGTATTGGGCAGTATTACCCAGGTAATACACTAATTCACAGAATTGATCCAAGAGCAAAAATTGTATTTGTTTTTTTATTTATAATAAGTTTGTTTTTAATAAATACATTTACACCGTACTTATTTATAGGATTAGGGTTATTTGGAGTTATAAAGGCATCTAAGGTACCTGTGAAGTTTATAGTTAAAGGATTAAAGCCAATATTATTTATAATTATATTTACTTTTTTGATAAATGTTTTTATGACTAGAGGAGAAATTATAGTATCATTAGGACCTTTGAATATTACAAAAGAAGGGTTATATCAAGCAGGATTTATGGCAATTCGTTTGATATTCCTTATAATGGGAACTTCATTATTGACATTGACGACTTCACCAATTGCTTTGACCGATGGGATAGAACATCTGCTTAATCCTATGAAACGAATAGGGGTACCAGCACATGAATTGGCTATGATGATGACTATTGCGCTTAGATTTATACCTACATTGTTAGAAGAAACAGATAAAATAATGAAAGCTCAAAAAGCTAGAGGTGCTGATTTTGAAACAGGTGGCCTTATGAAAAGAGCAAAGAACCTTATTCCATTATTAGTACCTCTGTTCATAAGTGCTTTCAGACGTGCAGATGAATTGGCTATGGCAATGGAAGCGCGCTGTTATCATGGTGGAGAAGGTAGAACACGCATGAAGCAATTGAGTTTTGAAAAGAAAGATTATATAGCGAGCGCGGTTATGGCGTTATACTGTGTGGCTATAATAGTAAATAAAGTTATTTAA
- a CDS encoding energy-coupling factor transporter ATPase encodes MSIEINDLNFIYNEGTPFERQALKNINLEISDSELVGLIGHTGSGKSTLIQHFNGLLKPTSGTILVDGEDLFKEKKTLLNIRKKIGLVFQYPEHQLFEETIGKDIAFGPTNLGLNEDEVNSRVRESMELVGLDYETMVDRSPFELSGGQKRRVAIAGVLAMNPSVLILDEPTAGLDPRGRDEIFNQIKELYDKKKLTIIIVSHSMEDMANLVNRLVVMYHGEVYMSGKPKEIFERAEELEKIGLGVPQIKKLMIKLKSLGKIKDDSAITIEEAKKIIIDELRS; translated from the coding sequence TAATTTGGAAATAAGCGATTCTGAATTGGTAGGCCTAATTGGGCATACAGGCTCAGGAAAATCTACATTGATACAACACTTTAATGGACTACTTAAACCTACGTCTGGAACGATATTAGTAGATGGTGAAGATTTATTTAAAGAAAAGAAAACACTTTTAAATATAAGAAAGAAAATAGGTTTAGTATTTCAATATCCTGAACATCAACTGTTTGAAGAAACTATAGGTAAGGATATAGCATTTGGACCAACAAATTTAGGACTGAATGAAGATGAAGTGAATAGTAGAGTTAGGGAATCTATGGAACTTGTTGGTTTAGACTATGAAACTATGGTAGACAGGTCACCATTTGAATTAAGTGGTGGGCAAAAAAGAAGAGTTGCTATCGCAGGTGTTTTGGCTATGAATCCTAGTGTATTGATATTAGATGAGCCAACTGCAGGGCTAGATCCACGTGGTAGAGATGAGATATTTAATCAGATAAAAGAATTATATGATAAGAAAAAACTTACTATAATAATTGTTTCACATAGTATGGAAGATATGGCGAACTTGGTAAACAGGCTTGTAGTAATGTATCATGGAGAAGTTTACATGTCAGGAAAACCAAAAGAGATTTTTGAAAGAGCAGAAGAACTTGAAAAAATAGGATTAGGGGTTCCACAAATAAAAAAATTAATGATTAAATTGAAGTCACTTGGGAAGATAAAAGATGATAGTGCGATAACCATAGAAGAAGCAAAGAAAATTATAATAGACGAGTTGAGGAGTTAA